The window GCGCGTTGGGGTAGGAGGCCTGGACGTACATGAGGCGCTCGACCTGGTCGGTCGTGGCCTCGACCACCTCGGGGTGGCAGTGGCCGACCGGGGTACAGGCGTAGCTCGCGCCGAAGTCCAAGTACTCGGTGTCGTTCGTGTCGTAGAGGTAGACGTCCTCGCCACGTTCGATGCTGATGGGTTTCTCGGAGAAAACGAAGCCGCTCATTGTGTTAATCGTCCTTAGGAAGCGCGCTGGGCAGGATATGCGTGCCGCCGCCCTCGACGGCAGACCGGATGGGCTGGTCGGCGTTGGCGCTGGCGACGACGACTTCGCTTGCGCCGCCCTCCAGTGCCTCCGTCGCCGCCATGACCTTCCGGCCCATGAAGCCCTCGGCGGCGTCTTTCAGTTCTGCGTACTCTTCGGGCGTCTCGACGCGTTCGATGAGCGTCGAAGAATCGTCGGGGTCGCGGTAGACGCCCTCCACGTCGGTCAGCGAGACGAGCGTCCCGCCGAGTTCCGCCGCGACGGCGGCCGACGCGCGGTCGGCGTCCGTATTCACGGCGACGTTTCGGGGGTCGGCGTCCTCGCCGTTGTCGCCGAGCATCGGCGGGGAGGCGACGGGCGTGTAGCCATCGTCAAGCAGCGTCTCCAGCAGGTCGCCGTTGACCTGCTTGATGGACCCCGAGTGGTCGCCGCGACGAATCTTCTTCTTGCCGTCCTCGACGACGCGAACGGCCTCCTTGCGGGGGCCGTAGAACAGTTTGCCGTCGACGCCCGACAGGCCGACTGCCTCGATGCCCTGATTCTGGAGGCCCGTCACGAGGTCGGTGTTGACGAGGCCGGCCATGGCCATCTTGAAGACGTCCATCGTCTCCTCGTCGGTGAAGCGGCCGACGACGCCCGATGGGGTTTCGACGTATTCGGGGTCGATGCCCATCTGTTCGAGCGTGTCGTCGACCGCAGTAGAGCCGCCGTGGACGACGGCGACGTCCGTGCCCTCGTCTTTGAGCGCGCCGATGTCGGCGAGCGCGCCCTCGGGGTCGACCGCGCGGGCGCCGCCGATCTTGACGACGACGGTGTCGGCCATCTACGGCGCTCCCACGGGGTGCATCCCCGTGAATTCGAGGCCGGCCGTCTCCTCGAATCCCAGCGCGACGTTGGCCGCGTGGACGGCCTGGCCCGCCGAGCCTTTCATCATGTTGTCGATGGCCGAGAAGACGACGACGCGTTTGTTCGCCGGGTCGAGTTCGAAGCCGACCTCCGCGTAGTTCGAGCCGGCAACCGCCTTCGGCTCGGGGTAGCGATAGACCCCGGAACCGCCGGCCACCAGCCGGACGAACGGCTCCTCCTCGTAGCTGCCGCGGAAGGCACCCCAGAGGTCGCCCTTCGAGACCGGCTCCTCGGGATA of the Natronomonas halophila genome contains:
- a CDS encoding acetylglutamate/acetylaminoadipate kinase; its protein translation is MADTVVVKIGGARAVDPEGALADIGALKDEGTDVAVVHGGSTAVDDTLEQMGIDPEYVETPSGVVGRFTDEETMDVFKMAMAGLVNTDLVTGLQNQGIEAVGLSGVDGKLFYGPRKEAVRVVEDGKKKIRRGDHSGSIKQVNGDLLETLLDDGYTPVASPPMLGDNGEDADPRNVAVNTDADRASAAVAAELGGTLVSLTDVEGVYRDPDDSSTLIERVETPEEYAELKDAAEGFMGRKVMAATEALEGGASEVVVASANADQPIRSAVEGGGTHILPSALPKDD